A stretch of DNA from Dioscorea cayenensis subsp. rotundata cultivar TDr96_F1 chromosome 4, TDr96_F1_v2_PseudoChromosome.rev07_lg8_w22 25.fasta, whole genome shotgun sequence:
AAAGGGATGAGTTCACCATACAATAATGCAGAAATCTGTGGTTTATCTGCAGCAAAAGTACAGGTTCACTCCCAACTCTTTACCAGCAGCTATTATGTTACTTGTGTTGAATCTACAATAAAACCAGGGCAATAAAGCTATGTTAACAATGTATGTCTGACATTAAGCcttgatttaaatataaagttatttcAGCTAtgagaattaaaattttttttttaaatttttttggtttttcagtTTTGCAAAAACATGATagaggtttatttttttaaactatgtgATTTCTTCCgctagtaaaaaaagaaaaatcattattAAACCCTTAAAGGTGTTAGCTTACATGAATAAAATgatcattttattataaaaaatataacgtttaacaacaaaacataattttcacATGATTTTATTTGGTAAAAAATGATCCtacatcaaattattttttccaagGGGCCTCATATcggtaatttcttttttttttaaaaaaaaaaaaatttagtagatGAATCCTACCCAACATGTTAAAACAAATATCAACCATTAAATCCAAATCCAAAGGTCAAAAACTCCATCTCAACCAAGTCAAACTCCCTGATATATTCCCCCCTTTTCCATGCATGCAAGCAAGTAGTCCTATATATATTCTTCCCCCATGATCTCCACTTCCCCATTAATTTTCCCACTATTAAAACAAACCTCCCCCCCACATCCCCCTCTTCTTCATCACcactcatcatcatcttcttctttctctcacaCAATGAACAACTCCAAACTTTTCCtcactctcttcttcttcttcttctcctcctcatcTCTCAATTTAATCCACTCTTTCGACTTCGAAGCCGGCGATCACACCGGTTGGAAAGTCCCTCCATCAAACAACACTCTCATCTACAACCAATGGGCTTCGAAAAACCGGTTCACCGTCGGCGACACCATTAGTAAGTAATTAATCCTTTTTCTCCATCCTTTCAACACCATCTCAATAATGTTTATCCTATTTGAGTGTGACACCATGTTTTGCTAAATGTAAAGACTTTAGGTACAAGAAAGACTCAGTGATGGTTGTTAGTAGTGAAGAAGAGTACAAGACTTGCAACTCATCTCATCCACTCTTCttctcaaacaatggaagaactGAGTTCAAGCTTGAAAGATCAGGGATGTTTTACTTCATTAGTGGAGTTTTAAGTCATTGTGAGAAAGGTCAAAAGATGATGGTCAAAGTTATAGTCCATGATGATAATGATCAAAGTCCTACAAGATCACCTTCAAATGATACTTACTCTGATCCTGATTATAGTACTGCAGTAaaactctcttcttcttttttactgtttttaaaGGTTTGCTTCTACTCCATGGCTTCTGTTTTCATGTCATTTAGTTTGTTCTAGTGTTCTTGTTTCACTTTCATTGATTGtgatgctgttgttgttgttgttattgtttttgttttctttctcagtctctttctctctttcttgttgttgttgttgttgaaatatTGTACTGTTTCTCTTTAATTAGTCTTTTCTTCTGTCATTGTTTGGACTTTCTTtgtaaaaatcttatttttgtttcttttttaactatttatttatttattttaaacatttatgAATGGTCATGTTATATATACTGTAtctaatttgttattttgttatttttatttattattttactgtAGAATCACTGCATCACTAAAACTTTCAGCCAggtgatgtttttatttatccCATTTGTTTATACTTATCTAATTTTTAACtgttatattaaataaaaattttatatttttaacatattttttttatataaatggaaataagaagaaaagtggtttttatatcaatttgttaactcattaatttcttcattcatttaactagtataattaattagtttaatatcttttccattttaaaacctatttattaaaaattaaaatattttactaaaatttcaACAGTGTtagtaataatttatattttaaatggtttcaactattttttttaaggattttGCAAGTTAATGAACAGGAGCCCATTTAAGCCCAAATGTTTTtgtatgaaaaatgaaaaattagtaggcttgtttggattgaagtatggaaatttgtgaaaatcataaaaaataaaaaaaaagaaataattgaaagggagtaaataaataataaataaataaataatgatttttagtaAAACAAGTAGAGTTGTTATACGATCATTTTAGCATTAATTATATCCATATgttcattttatattaaaacaacATAACGTTACATTGAATAATCTAATTATTTGTTCACTAACTAGAATTAATCATTGAATTAAGACCATAAGTCATGgaatctttgaaattaaaaaaaaaagaaaatatcatgaaaagaaatcatataattgttaaaaaagaaaaatatttatacttCATGGTCCcccgaaatttttttttccattttttaaacaaaaataataaattagtaaaCCCTATGTCTGACCTGGCATAATTAATAAGCCATTCTTctccccaaaaaaataaaaataaaaataaaaatttaaattaatatttatgtttctGAAACTAGTACCTAATATTTTAATACCACACAATCAGAAAAacaaaacctttttttaatttcaccCCTGACATTTCCTTAAATTCCAATAAAGTCCCCCATCCTCTTCCCTTCCAAAAACCCCCAAAACTTGCAGAGCATCTCAgttcttaaaaacaaaaaaaagctccccattttttttcacttaaagtccctgaaaaatttgaaattataaaaaagtcCTCAGGTTCTCAGAGAATCTCTTTCCAATGGGATACTTAAACTTTTCAGGAGGATAAGCTGAGAAAAACCCCATTTTTCCTTCATCTTCTCCGCCTCCTCCTTCATCCTCCTCCAATGGCGGCCAACTCACAGGCTGAACCACCTCCTCTGGAGGTCCTCTCATGGCTGAAGAGCCTTCCGATGGCGCCGGAGTACCATCCCACACTGGCTGAGTTCCAGGACCCCATCGCTTTCATACTCAAGATCGAGAAGGAGGCCTCGGCCTACGGCATCTGCAAGATCGTGCCACCGGTGCCACCGGCGGCGAAGAAGACCACCATGGCGAACCTAAATAGGTCCTTTGCGGCTCGTGACCCTAACCCGAAGAAACCCCCGACTTTCACCACGCGGCAGCAGCAGATAGGGTTTTGCCCTCGACGGCCGCGGCCGGTGCAGAAGCCGGTGTGGCAGAGTGGGGAGCAGTACACACTGCAGCAGTTTGAGGCGAAGGCGAAGCAGTTCGAGAAGACCCATCTGAGGAAGCTTGGGAAGCGAGGGTTGGGGTTGTCACCGCTTGAGATCGAGACCTTGTTCTGGAAGGCTTGTGCGGATAAACCCTTCTCTGTGGAGTATGCCAATGATATGCCTGGGTCTGGGTTTGCTCCTCTGGCTTCTGGGAAGAAGTGGAGGGAGGATGAGGCGGCCAATGTGGGAGAGACAGCGTGGAATATGAGGGGGGTTTCTAGGGCAAAAGGTTCGCTTTTGAGGTTCATGAAGGAGGAGATTCCTGGGGTGACCTCGCCCATGGTGTATATTGCTATGATGTTCAGCTGGTTTGCTTGGCATGTGGAAGACCATGATTTGCATAGCTTGAATTACCTGCATTTTGGTGCTGGGAAGACATGGTATGGTGTGCCGAGGGATGCTAGGCTTGCGCTGGAGGATGTCATCCGGGTTCATGGGTATTGCGGGGAGGTGAATCCTCTCGGTGAGCTCTGCAGCCGTATAGTTTGTTAAATTTATCTCCTTTCTTCCCGCATTTGCAATGAGTTGCTAGATTTCGTAGTTGGTGTTTTTAATAGCCTTGCTTTTTGCTTAGTTCAAAACTTCTTGTTTTCCGCTTCCTGTGATCTAAAATTGGCCTTACTGTTTTTGATTCTGTAAATTGAGCAGCCTAATCAAATACAAGAGTCGAGAATAGTATGGAGATCCCATCCTTGCTTCTTGACTGTCTACCTTCTCATTTTTGGTCCACTTCAAGTTCTGGCCCTTTCTTTGAGTCAATgctgaaatttatttttaggcTACATATCGTACTTAGTTTAGTACTTCTTGTtatatgtagttttttttttctctctgtaTTTTTTGGGTATAGGTTACTTGGCTTTTCTGGATCGTTCATGTGCCTCAGCCAATTGCTTCTACAAGTCTTAAGCAAAAATTCTTGTAAGTCCATTAAGGTAAGGGTACCAGAATCTGATCAATCCTTCTATGTTGATGAGCAAGCAATTTTGTCTGTAGTTCAGGTTCTGTTTTTTTGGGTTTAAGTAGTCATGGTCCAAATACCTGCTTTATTTAGTTGTATGGGACATTGTTTTGCATTTCCCTCCATTAGATGAAACTTCTTATCTAGGGACATGATTTTTCCACTCTAAAGGGTTTGTTTCTGTTGGAGATTTTCTTAAATCAAGTTATATCATAAGCTTAGTTGGTTAAGGACAATCTTGTAATCTGTAGACCGTACCACAGagttgattgattaatataataaagaGCTGTTTTGTACACGTCATCCTCTCTTTTAGCTGGCTGAGAAACTAACAGAAGTACAGAAGCCTTCTTGAGCCCATTTGTTCTGCAACCTTCTCTCCTCTCATTTTCCCTTTGTATAACCCTGATATTGATCGAATCCCTGAGcttagtatttctttttattctatAGATTTATGAAAAGcaagaaatttaaaaagttgACTTGAGTACCTCTCCAAACAAAACTCTGGATGTTGGGAAAATTACTAATTGCAGCTCTTCAAATGGGAAATCTTCTTTGGCAAGTCTTGCAGTCAAAATTTGTATTTAGATAAGTGATTCCCTTAAACTTAGTCTGGAAAATGGAAGTAGCGGCTATGATGTGCCTGCATAATTAATTAACCCAGACTGCTTGTTCACACAGCAGTGCCCTGTGTATGTTTGTTCTTGCAGAATATTGCTGCTGTGGATATTTGTTTTCTAGTCAGAGTTTCTAATCTCTTTCTTTATGTTATAAGTTGGTTATTGTGCCAATAGACATAAAGCTATTGAATTATGGATATTACATTGTGttattaaaatgttttcattTGTCTTTGTCCCCGGATTAGCAATTGGGCCTAAAGTTAATCCTCTGTTGTTGAgttatcatcatcaattttgGGATTTCTTGGTAAGCCATGAGAATGTACACTCATTTAGATCGCTAGGTATGCCAAAAATGGTTTATTAGTTTACCAAGATGTAGGTGTCATCAAGTATCCCACATGTGAATTTAATGAAAACCGGATTTGTATAAACATGGATCACATTGATTTGAGAAGGTTGTTTCtagagaaataaaatttaaattaaagtaaaatagtatttttaaatttaagaaagtttatggaaattattattaaaaatattaaaaagatggGAATCAATTTATAAggataagaaaaagataaaagaaatggatttttaaaaagatttgaaagaaaaaagtcaatacttaaaaaaaaacataagattgagATTAAACTTGAGATTTAGTGAGAATTGGAAGGGAAACCGAACCTTTTATTCCTATAAACTGTCCAATGTGACTTATGTAGGAAACATGTACATCATAGGGAAAATTTTTCTAGACGTGAAATTATATCATAGGGAAAATTTATTTCAGAGGTAAATTAAGATAACGTGAGATATATGTGATCCTATCACTAATTCATTACAGTGAAAACCTTTTTGTCCATGGGCATAATAAGATCACGCGGGAAACATATGGTCATATCTACAACTTATTGTATTGAAAACCCATTGGTCAAGATAAACTAGATACAATAGGATTAGATGGCGAATGGATCTTATCCCTGATATATTATAGCATATCTAAAGAGAAGGAAATGCATGTCCCTGTCGGAACAAGGAATGGAGGTACCGGATGGATATTGTATATAGTGTCTTGAAGTGTTACTACAATGTTTTAAGAATATACATTGTGCTAATTGATTTTTGCAAACAGAGTTTATATATGCTGAGTGATTGCGCATTGTCCTGAAGTTCATGGCTATGAACTTCAGGGCAAtctgatattaaatattttatctatataatttcttacagcATTTGCTTACTCTATGGTTCATGCTAGTGACGTTTGCTATCCTCACCGAGAAAACTACTGTCATGTCTCCTGAAATCCTTGTTGGTGCTGGAATTCCATGTTGCAGGTGATGTTTTGTTTCATTACcgatcttttcatttgattcTTAACTAAAATATATGTTGGAATTTTCTTGTATTGAAATGTTATACTTTAAAGCAGGTTGGTGCAAAATGCTGGAGAATTCGTTGTCACATTCCCTGGAGCTTATCATACAGGTTTCAGTCATGGTAGGGCTTAAATttggtttggattttttttttttttgttcattttccaTTGTTTTTATCAAAGCATGCCCATATGCATCTGGTACTTTTATAACTGTGTTCACAGGGTAACATTGGCAGCTGCCAATTGTTTGTTAAGGTTTCTCATAGTGTAACTTTCATTGTAACTGGTGTGATAGTTATCAGCAGAAAACATTATTCTGTTGATGCTGGTTGATTTTTAGCTTATTCAtgcttttttatttgtatttctatGTCCACACATAAAACTGCATCATTCTGTTTTGCTCACTGGTCAACagtcaaatttttttctcatctaaATCTGCACTAGTCATCCATCatgagtgtttttatttttcttggtagGATTTAATTGTGGTGAGGCTGCAAATATTGCTACACCTCAGTGGTTGAGATTTGCCAAGGAAGCTGCAGTTCGTAGAGCTTCAACTAACTTTCCTCCCATGGTTTCTCATTTTCAGTTGCTCTATGCACTTGCACTATCATTAGGCTCAAGGTATGCTGTCAGACCTCAGATTTCTGGTTTTCAAATATTTACAATTGTTGCATAATGactatagttttatttatttatttatttttactttgtgAAATTGACATCTGGTATGACCAATTCTTGTCTTTTATCTGAAGTGCAAGTAATTTATGTGACTAGTTTCTGTAGTTGGTGAAAGTACAAAATGACTAAAGTTTGATTATATGGTGAGAGTTTTGCCTTTTGCCTTTTCATATCAGAATCTTCTTCAAATCTGGTCTTCTTAAAGGAGACCATTTGATCAAATTTCAATATAAAGAGTAAACTGTTGTTAGAATTGAGCCATTTGAGGTATAATAAACCTCATCTTGGTTGTTGAATTGTCCTAAACAGATTCTTTATGGGTGTTGTACCTTAACAAATAAGAAGAGCAGATCAATAATCACTGTTGGTAAAGGCCAGATCATCATTCAAGGAAATCTATCTCAATTCAATCTGATTCCATAAGCAACTTTTTACCataattttatatggtttttgaaaaatgagattatgtatatatatatatatatataattttaaggttgatgtattgattttctttcctAATTCTTGCATTTGATTATTACTCTTATCAGAGGTGGTTTGTTTGAATTTTCCAAGAATGGAAAATGGGTGGTGTTTGAGATGACTTGAGATCATTTTGCCATTGTACAATTAATCCCTTCTTTTATAGCCAACCTTTTTTTGCTCGAGTAGGTAACCTCCTCTCTGCTTCCTACTGACAGTCATCATCATCTTGTCTGTTGTATCTGGCATGGGAAATGTTGTAAGAAATGAGGCATGTGGGGTTTGATTGAGAATCAATTATGTGACTTCATTTGTTGTTTTGGAAACTGAGGTGGTTACTCAACATGTTTTGTGAAATCCTAAATTTTATAGCAAGACATTTTAGAAACTTTTTTTAGAAACCTGGGTAATCTAAACTTCGGTATACAATTGCTTTCATAGCATAAGCATTATGGGATTACAGATTTGGTTCTAAGATGGTACTTTTATCAACAGTTTACCAACTTGTTAACAATCATGAAATTGCTTGGACATCCAGGCTTGTAATTGTGCTTTTACTTGCTAAATATGACTGTAATTTAACTTTCCCTTTCCACACaggtacacacacacatttcCATTTTTTCAGGCTGTAATATTCATTTTTAGTTAGTTTATCGTTGAATCAtgttacacacacacacacacacacacatttccATTTCTTCATGATTTATTGAGTCCAGATTTTGATGACATCTTCAATTATGTAGCTGCATTATTCTTGTGCTAGTTTTGACAAATTTCATTAAGATAGTTTTGGCGGAGTACAATAAGATGATAGAACCTATAACTGAAGTAAGGGTTGCGctttgtttagtttgttttaatttaaatgttttttgttgtttcattgtttttagAATCAAATGATTTCTTGTTTCGTAAGAGGCTccaatttatttaaatcaataccatgagtttcaaaatttaaaaatattgacgTTGTATCCAGTGTAATGGTGCTTGCATTCCTTCTAAAGATCTGGATATAATGTATGGTGATATATACACAATATTTGAAAGCTAATTGGGCCAAATGaattttgtatgctttgtttGTATGAGAAGTGTTTGCATTTGAGgcgttaatttttttttcctgttctTTCCCTTGTCAGAAAATGTCACACAAGACATTTCTTTACCACTTATACTCTGTGCTAGAGGTATTATAGAAAGATAAATTTCCATTAATATTATTTCAATGAAAAGCACCTCTTTTATTGActgaatttttgtttatttattcccTATCTTTCtataaaattgtattttatgTATATGTTTATTTCTGTAGGATGCCAATGGTTTGCTGTACTGAACCACGAAGCTCTAGACTAAAGGATAAGATGAAAGGTGAAGGTGAAGTGATGGTGAAAACCACATTTGTTCAAAGTGTGGCCCAAAATAATAACCTGCTTTCTATTCTTCTTGAGAAAGGATCTACTTGTGTAGTCCTTCCACGAAAGACAGCCGAGATTTCTTTATGCTCAACTTCACTTGTGAAACCTCAACTTAAGGTGAAACCCAGATTATCGCTTGGTTTATGCAGCCGTCAAGAAGGACTGGAAGCATCAGGAATTTTGCCTTCTGATGATGCCATGCCTGACAGAAACATGGATACAGTACACTCAAGTGGTTTCTGTTTGGTGAATGAAAGTCCTGTGTCTGCATTTCAAGGAAAGAAGTTGGTGCCTGCAAGCTTTAGCAAGTATGAAACATCTGACTTTTGCTCATCCAGTTCAGAGTCACAATATGTGGAAGGTGGAAAAGAGAGCACAATCCAGGGTGATGGATTGCTGGAGCAAGGATTACTGTCGTGTGTCACATGTGGAATTTTGAGCTTCTCCTGTGTTGCTGTTATTCAACCTAGAGAAAAAGCTGCCAGATACCTGATGGCTTCTGATTGCAGTGTTTTTAGTGATCATATTGTTGCCTCAGGAGATACTAGTGAAACAGCCAATGTCCCAAATCAGAATACGGGCAATTATGATCTTTCTCGTTCTGGTAAGTTATGTTGGAGAGATTAAACCAGAGTTCATGCACGTACTTGTTTTGCTGTAAATTTTtgcttatttctatttgcactATTCTTTGTCCTGATAATCTGCTTTTTTCCAGTGCCagttttatgatattttaaacCGTGTCTTTCAAATTTGTCTGGTTCTGCAATACGgtacaaatatcaaatattatcaCATTGCACAATATGACACTGCTGTTGTTGCATCTGGTACAAGTAGTTATTTTTCCCCAAGTATCCAGCAAGACTTTGATGCAATTTGTTGCATTTGCTTTATCCTAAATTTGTAATGTTTCCTTTATTCACCGCATCAACTATTTGTTTATGACTAGATTATACCTATGCACTGATCTTATTTTTATGATGTACAtgtatcatttatttttttagtcattGGTGATTCAATAATTGTTATGTTTACATGTTTTAGTTTGCCCTTCTTTTTCAGGCCTCTTCTTTCTAGAAATTGCACCATGAAGTTACTATGCTTATCACTATTTCTATAGTTAAACACATTAATTTGAGTTAATAGTTTTTCTGTTCTGTCATTACTGACTGCTTACCTAAATGGTTTGGGCCTCTCATAATGAAAATCTTGAAGatttttatattagaaaaacCATTTGGAGTAAATTAAATGATACTTAACTCTATCTTCTTTACAAAATTAAAGTACTTCCTATCCCATGAGGATGATTAGATCATAACATTGAGTTATTTCTTGTTATGTAGCCTAAAGTAAAAAGAAACTAATGAAGCAGGATCAGAAAATAAGTGCTGCTCAGTTGAAAGCCGTAGCAGCTATGATGTAGGAGATTTGTTTCCCATAGAATAATCCTGCTAAATCTAAAAATAAGGGTAtatattgtcattttgatgatgGTTTTCCTATCTACTAGTACCATTGAATGACATTTTACTCAAATTAATTGTCATGATAGAATCTCACTCAAGAAGACAAATATCGCTGTAGTATATGTTCTGTTATATGacgatttaaaaagaaaaaaaaaatgactgaAACTGTAAGTTGTTTTCTGTCTTCTTGTTTTTGCTGTCATCTCGGTTTTGATCATTTTAATATCCTGCATACAAGTGTAGGATGTAGATAGAAGTAATAGCCCTATAGATTGATTCACATGTCTTCTTCACTTCTAGAATCTCTTGTATGGGAACTTGTTGGTTATAAAAAGTATTAGGCTCTTTtggctatatttttttttttcttttcaaaaaacaCTTCACTCTCTATTTGAAGTTCTCAATTGAATGCTGCCTCCTTTGTATTTTTCTGATCCCGAAATTGGTTCCGTTGCTAATGGCTTTCGCTATCATACACACTTTACATGTCCTTTTACCTGACTTTTCAGAAATATTGAacttttttgcttttattatcCTTTTTGTTGAAGGGTCTATGGAGAAACATTTCCATGATGGATCAAGTGATAGTTTAGACCATTGTAATACACATTTGCTCCTCTCAGGTCCAAGCACCGGAGCCTTTTCTGGTACTGCAAATCCAAAAAGCATTTCTGCGCTTGACCTATTGGCTTCTGCTTATGGGGATTTATCAGAGCCAGAGGATGAAGTTCTGGATAACAAGCCTGGACATGAGGATGGTAATGAAATTAGAAACTTGTCACTGTCATCTGACCTAACTCAGAAGTCAATGTCTTCAACCAAGGTCTTGAATGGGAATTTGGAGTCACACTTAATTGAACCATACTGCCAGACAGAAACAAATGATAATTACAGGAATTCTTCGTCAGGTGTATCCAATTACAGTGAGCTTCCAGTCCAAGATTCCGGTCGTATTGGTGGTTCTGATGACTCCAATGATAGTCCTGATAAAATTTGTACACCTAAGTTGGAGTTCTCTAGATGGAATCAGCCAGAAAGCCCAAATATGCTAGTTAGTTTAGAGGACGAGATGGCACCTTCAGATTCCTTAATCGCGTACTCTACTGGCATTAATGGGAAAAAAACAGATGGTAGCTGTCACAAGGAAGCAGATGTTCCAGAGCACCATAACTCTTGTGACCCTGTTGCTCCTATCAGATGCACTAAAGGCGAAATGAAGTTAACAAATTACAGTGCCAAGATTCAAAATTCAGATGTGCCAGTTATGCAGAGATCTGACAAGGATTCATCTAGAATGCATGTATTTTGTCTTGAACATGCTGTGGAGGTTGAGAAGCAGCTTCGTCCATTTGGTGGGGTTCATATCATGCTTTTGTGTCATCCAGGTGAATtgctaaaataattttatttatattcagtGATGATGGTTCTTCCTTTCTTTAATTTCCTTACAGTATCTGTATCACTACTGTGGACATTTCTTGCAGACTATCCTAGAATAGAAGCAGAAGCAAAACTGTTGGCTACAGAGCTAGGAAGTGATATTGTTTGGAAGGACATTCCTTTTCAAGAGGCCAAAAAAGAAGACCAACTAAGAATCCGATCAGCTATGGAGGATGAGGAAAGTATCCCAATGAACAGTGATTGGGCAGTTAAAATGGGCATTAACCTGTATTACAGTGCAAATCTTAGCAAGTCACCGCTTTACTGCAAGCAGATGCCATATAATGCAGTTATATACAAGGCATTCGGCTGCAATTCTGCTGGAAACTCCCCTGTTAAACTTAAGGCTACAGGGAGACGCCCGGGtagacaaaagaaaataattgtgGCTGGCAAGTGGTGTGGCAAGGTG
This window harbors:
- the LOC120259451 gene encoding mavicyanin-like, which codes for MNNSKLFLTLFFFFFSSSSLNLIHSFDFEAGDHTGWKVPPSNNTLIYNQWASKNRFTVGDTINFRYKKDSVMVVSSEEEYKTCNSSHPLFFSNNGRTEFKLERSGMFYFISGVLSHCEKGQKMMVKVIVHDDNDQSPTRSPSNDTYSDPDYSTAVKLSSSFLLFLKVCFYSMASVFMSFSLF
- the LOC120259455 gene encoding lysine-specific demethylase JMJ705-like, whose protein sequence is MAANSQAEPPPLEVLSWLKSLPMAPEYHPTLAEFQDPIAFILKIEKEASAYGICKIVPPVPPAAKKTTMANLNRSFAARDPNPKKPPTFTTRQQQIGFCPRRPRPVQKPVWQSGEQYTLQQFEAKAKQFEKTHLRKLGKRGLGLSPLEIETLFWKACADKPFSVEYANDMPGSGFAPLASGKKWREDEAANVGETAWNMRGVSRAKGSLLRFMKEEIPGVTSPMVYIAMMFSWFAWHVEDHDLHSLNYLHFGAGKTWYGVPRDARLALEDVIRVHGYCGEVNPLVTFAILTEKTTVMSPEILVGAGIPCCRLVQNAGEFVVTFPGAYHTGFSHGFNCGEAANIATPQWLRFAKEAAVRRASTNFPPMVSHFQLLYALALSLGSRMPMVCCTEPRSSRLKDKMKGEGEVMVKTTFVQSVAQNNNLLSILLEKGSTCVVLPRKTAEISLCSTSLVKPQLKVKPRLSLGLCSRQEGLEASGILPSDDAMPDRNMDTVHSSGFCLVNESPVSAFQGKKLVPASFSKYETSDFCSSSSESQYVEGGKESTIQGDGLLEQGLLSCVTCGILSFSCVAVIQPREKAARYLMASDCSVFSDHIVASGDTSETANVPNQNTGNYDLSRSGSMEKHFHDGSSDSLDHCNTHLLLSGPSTGAFSGTANPKSISALDLLASAYGDLSEPEDEVLDNKPGHEDGNEIRNLSLSSDLTQKSMSSTKVLNGNLESHLIEPYCQTETNDNYRNSSSGVSNYSELPVQDSGRIGGSDDSNDSPDKICTPKLEFSRWNQPESPNMLVSLEDEMAPSDSLIAYSTGINGKKTDGSCHKEADVPEHHNSCDPVAPIRCTKGEMKLTNYSAKIQNSDVPVMQRSDKDSSRMHVFCLEHAVEVEKQLRPFGGVHIMLLCHPDYPRIEAEAKLLATELGSDIVWKDIPFQEAKKEDQLRIRSAMEDEESIPMNSDWAVKMGINLYYSANLSKSPLYCKQMPYNAVIYKAFGCNSAGNSPVKLKATGRRPGRQKKIIVAGKWCGKVWMSNQVHPHLALRQDTHEQEFADKIYSGGSDEKLKIEKDTEVTEQAARPSRNSSSTAAARKSGKKRKKTLNKASIKKARHTATGDGSLEVAKENSSAQCSRLLRSRIKHNVTPLKNENTSQRKLNLDDEADGGPSTRLRRRPSKTEVTKSKPRIEKHIKKKKGNKVQEQNSAINKEEELDYPCDVEGCSMSFGTKQDLSLHKRNICPVKGCGKKFFSHKYLVQHRKVHLDDRPLKCPWKGCKMTFKWAWARTEHIRVHTGDRPYVCREAGCGQTFRFVSDFSRHKRKTGHSVKKVRR